Genomic segment of Candidatus Binatus sp.:
ATCAGATCGATGCGACGAGATATCTTCACCGCAGAGCACGAAATGTTTCGCGACCAGGTGCGCCGCTTCGTCGAAACCGAAATCGAGCCGAAGGTCGCGCAGTGGAATCGCAACGGCATGAGCGATCGCGAGAGCTGGCGCAAGATGGGCGCGGCCGGCTTCCTCGGCGCCAACGCGCCCGCTGAATACGGCGGCGGCGGCGTGGATTTCATCTACGACGCGATCGTGATGGAAGAAATGTCGCGGGTGCGCGCCCACGGCCTGATGATGTCGCTGCATTCGGACATCTGCATGCCGTACATCACGAGCTTCGGCAACGAGGCACAGAAGCGGCGCTATCTGCCCGGCACGATCAGCGGCGAAATCATCCTCGCGATCGCGATGACCGAGCCGGGCACCGGATCAGATCTCGCCGCAGTGCAGACGACCGCGCGCCGCGACGGCGACAACTACGTCCTCAACGGTTCGAAAACGTTTATCTCCAATGGCCAGATCGCCGACCTTGTAATCGTCGTCTGCAAGACCGACCCCAAGGCAAATCCGCCGCACAAGGGCGTCAGCCTGATGCTGGTGGACGCGACCAGTCCCGGCTTCGTCCGCGGGCGCAAACTCGACAAACTCGGGCTCCGCGGCCAGGACACCAGCGAACTGTTCTTCGAGGATTGCCGCGTGCCGGTCGCCAACCTGCTCGGCCAGGAAGGGCAGGGCTTCAAGATGCTGATGCAGAATCTGCAGCAGGAGCGGCTCTGCGTTGGCGTCGCATCGATAGCCAGTTGCCGCCGCACGGTCGAGGATACGGTCGCATACTGCAAGCAGCGGCGCGCCTTCGGACAGCCGATCGCCGAGTTTCAGAACACCCAGTTCAAGCTCGCCGAGATGATGACTGAAGTCGAAGTCGGCCAGGCCTTTGTCGATCGTTTGCTGGTCGCGCATGTTCGCCACGACGAAATCGTCGCCGAGGTCAGCATGGCGAAATGGTGGACCACCGACCTGCAGAAAAAGATTTCGAGCCAATGCCTGCAACTGCACGGCGGCTACGGCTTCATGATGGAGTACCCGGTCGCGACCGACTACGCCGACGCGGCGGTGCAATCGATCTACGCCGGCACTAACGAAATCATGAAGGTGATCATCGCGCGCAGCATGGGACTGGATTCAAGAAAGTAGCGACGAACTGCGGCAGCGGCGCGGAACGACAGTAGTTCGCACAACCGCGCACCCGTCCCCATATCTGCCGACCAGAATCGAGAGCGGTTGTCAGCGGCGGAAGGTTCCTTGGCCATGAAAGTAATGTTCAAAGTCGTTATCAGCAACGCCGCCTTGTCTGCTTGAGTCGTGGCGTATAGTAATTTCCGGTGTTTCGAACGGATCCAGATGCGGCCTGACTCCGACGACCAACCCCGTGTGATGCTCAGCCGGATTGACATAAAATATCGCCTTGTTGAACGTAAGGTAACTCCACCGGGGTCAGTCCTTGTATCAGTACCTTAACGCGATAGGTATATCCCAGTAAGCACCGTTCGTCGGCTGCGCCTTTTTTTGTGCGTAGTTCATGAGCCAGCCAATGAGCGCAGCCAGTGCCCATAATTGGCATCCACTCGTCATCACCGTGGTACTGAATGAAGCAGTCCTTAGGTTCGATATCACGTGTCACCTGAGTTCTGGCCAAAGTTATTCCAGTTTGGCACCGAGCGCAGTACTCAACTCGGTTGTATTCCATTACTGATTCTCGGCCGGGATGAAGCTTACATCTTGGCATAAACGATCCTCCTCGGCGGGCGTGAATTCATTGTGGGCAGTTTAGTGGTGGCGGTCCGGGCGGGCCCTCCGTTCCAGGCGCGCGATTTTCGTAATCCAGCCATACACGGACTATCTTCTGAGCATCTGGCTGCTTCACATCGCGGAAAAATTCGTCGCCTTCGAACCGCACCGGCGCGGCGGGAACAATATAGCGGTACAGCACCTCGGTGATTGGCCATGTGTCGGGGTGCATCCGGTAGTCGGGATATCGTTTCTTTCGGAGCCTATCGACCGGCACATTCAGCATGTCGGTGAATGCTTGCTTAATTACTTGGCCCTGATCGTCGGTCTCCGACTGTTGTTCCGCGCCATCGAGATAATCCGCCACGACGTTGCGCGGGTGCGTCGAACCGGCGACCCTCGCGCCGCCGTGATCTATCCAATCGAGCCACATACGGATTGCCTTTTGCGCGTCCGGCTTCTTCACGTCGCGGAAGAAACTTTCGCCTTCGAACTC
This window contains:
- a CDS encoding acyl-CoA dehydrogenase family protein, with product MRRDIFTAEHEMFRDQVRRFVETEIEPKVAQWNRNGMSDRESWRKMGAAGFLGANAPAEYGGGGVDFIYDAIVMEEMSRVRAHGLMMSLHSDICMPYITSFGNEAQKRRYLPGTISGEIILAIAMTEPGTGSDLAAVQTTARRDGDNYVLNGSKTFISNGQIADLVIVVCKTDPKANPPHKGVSLMLVDATSPGFVRGRKLDKLGLRGQDTSELFFEDCRVPVANLLGQEGQGFKMLMQNLQQERLCVGVASIASCRRTVEDTVAYCKQRRAFGQPIAEFQNTQFKLAEMMTEVEVGQAFVDRLLVAHVRHDEIVAEVSMAKWWTTDLQKKISSQCLQLHGGYGFMMEYPVATDYADAAVQSIYAGTNEIMKVIIARSMGLDSRK